From the genome of Terriglobales bacterium, one region includes:
- a CDS encoding amidase, whose product MVSRQVVIASGLAGDAGPAHDADLSALTLSQASQLVQGKKISPVELTEACLHRIDRLDPTLNAFITVTADSALAEARAAEAEIQRGRWKGPLHGIPLALKDLVDTAGVRTTAGSGVFKDRVPSADAEVVRRLKAAGAVLLGKLNLHEFAYGGSSAISGFGPVRNPWARDYSTGGSSGGSAAAVAAGLCYGAIGSDTGGSIRQPAGYCGIVGLKPTYGLVSTRGVVPLSWSLDHVGPMTRTVKDAAMLLQVIAGYDPQEPTSIELPGRDYAGAVTGKTASLRLGIPRAYFYEGLDPEIEAAMEEGLSTLKKLTASQRDIAPLASDGTYASILDAYTTVFLAEAYAYHREFAAKTPELYQEATLGRIRAGADIATPAYIESRRQLDQIRRSVSQVFDTVDLLVTPTAPVPPFAIADLLGDMNAIRGKELLMLRNTRPVNLLGLPAVSVPCGFTRVGLPIGMQIIGPSGGEETVLRLAHAYEQATEWHKRRPADDV is encoded by the coding sequence ATGGTAAGCCGGCAAGTCGTGATTGCGTCGGGTCTGGCCGGAGATGCAGGGCCTGCTCATGATGCCGATCTTTCCGCGCTCACGCTATCGCAAGCGTCGCAACTCGTGCAGGGCAAGAAGATTTCCCCGGTCGAGCTGACCGAGGCCTGCCTCCACCGAATCGACCGGCTCGATCCCACGCTCAACGCCTTCATCACAGTGACGGCGGACTCCGCACTGGCCGAGGCCCGCGCCGCAGAAGCGGAGATCCAACGCGGACGTTGGAAAGGGCCACTGCATGGCATCCCGCTTGCCCTCAAGGACCTGGTGGACACGGCCGGTGTACGCACCACCGCAGGCAGCGGCGTGTTCAAGGACAGAGTCCCCTCTGCGGATGCGGAGGTTGTGCGCCGGCTGAAGGCGGCCGGGGCGGTGCTGCTGGGCAAGCTGAACCTGCACGAGTTCGCGTACGGCGGAAGCTCGGCAATCAGTGGTTTCGGTCCGGTTCGGAATCCCTGGGCACGCGACTACAGCACGGGCGGTTCTTCGGGCGGGTCGGCAGCGGCGGTGGCGGCTGGCCTGTGCTATGGCGCCATCGGCTCCGATACAGGAGGCTCCATCCGCCAGCCGGCGGGTTACTGCGGCATCGTCGGACTCAAGCCGACCTATGGACTGGTGAGCACGCGGGGCGTCGTACCTCTCTCCTGGTCTCTCGACCACGTGGGACCGATGACGCGCACAGTGAAAGACGCTGCCATGCTGCTCCAGGTGATTGCGGGTTACGATCCGCAAGAGCCGACCAGCATCGAACTGCCCGGTCGCGATTACGCTGGAGCTGTGACTGGCAAGACTGCTTCGCTCCGGCTGGGCATTCCGCGGGCCTACTTCTACGAGGGACTCGACCCCGAGATCGAAGCGGCGATGGAAGAGGGCTTGTCGACGCTGAAAAAGCTCACCGCGAGTCAGCGCGATATCGCCCCGCTGGCCAGCGACGGAACCTATGCCTCCATCCTGGATGCGTACACGACGGTATTCCTCGCGGAAGCGTACGCGTACCACCGGGAGTTCGCTGCGAAGACGCCGGAGCTCTACCAGGAAGCGACGCTCGGGAGAATCCGCGCCGGAGCCGACATCGCAACACCCGCATATATCGAGAGCCGTCGCCAACTCGACCAGATCCGGCGCTCGGTTTCGCAGGTGTTCGACACCGTGGACCTGCTGGTGACTCCGACCGCTCCTGTGCCTCCGTTCGCGATCGCCGACCTGTTGGGCGACATGAACGCGATTCGCGGTAAGGAGCTTCTGATGCTGCGCAACACGCGGCCCGTCAACCTGCTGGGGCTGCCCGCGGTCTCGGTCCCGTGCGGCTTCACGCGCGTGGGGTTACCCATCGGCATGCAGATCATCGGTCCGTCGGGAGGGGAAGAAACGGTGCTACGCCTGGCCCACGCCTACGAGCAGGCCACGGAGTGGCACAAGCGGCGGCCGGCGGACGACGTTTGA
- a CDS encoding LysE family translocator, which produces MPDQTAFLTFLAAALLLNVTPGPDMLYVIGRSVGQGRKAGVVSAVGIFVGCLVHIVAAAVGLAALLASSAAAFDAVRYAGAAYLICLGVRLLALRNGSLETEALEPASLRSIFWQGVVTNVLNPKVALFFLAFLPQFVDARRGSVAFQILFLGMVFDVGGTLVNLAVAAAGGRLGDLLRRSPRLARWQRWFTGTVFLGLGLRLAWSRK; this is translated from the coding sequence ATGCCTGACCAAACCGCTTTTCTGACGTTTCTGGCCGCGGCGCTCCTGCTTAACGTCACTCCCGGGCCGGACATGCTCTATGTCATCGGCCGCAGCGTGGGCCAGGGACGCAAGGCAGGCGTGGTCTCCGCGGTGGGGATCTTCGTCGGCTGCCTGGTGCACATCGTCGCTGCCGCCGTCGGGTTGGCGGCGCTGCTGGCTTCTTCCGCCGCGGCCTTCGACGCAGTCCGTTACGCCGGCGCCGCCTATCTCATCTGCCTCGGCGTGCGCCTGCTGGCGCTCCGCAACGGCAGCCTCGAGACCGAAGCCCTGGAACCCGCCAGCCTCCGCAGCATCTTCTGGCAGGGCGTGGTGACCAACGTCCTGAACCCCAAAGTGGCGCTGTTCTTCCTCGCCTTCCTGCCGCAGTTCGTGGACGCGCGCCGCGGCTCGGTCGCCTTTCAGATCCTGTTTCTGGGGATGGTCTTCGATGTCGGGGGCACGCTAGTGAACCTGGCTGTCGCCGCCGCCGGCGGGCGCCTGGGCGATCTGCTGCGCCGCAGCCCGCGCCTTGCCCGTTGGCAACGCTGGTTCACCGGCACCGTCTTCCTTGGCCTGGGCCTTCGCCTGGCTTGGAGCCGGAAATAG
- a CDS encoding cupin domain-containing protein, with protein sequence MPIQTVNLAEKFGRFSEPWQPKIAGEINDTYVKLVKFTGEFVWHHHEQEDEMFLVVKGVMRMKLRDPKERELVVRPGEFVIIPHGTEHCPVADEEAHVVLFEPKTTLNTGNVRNERTLPELKRV encoded by the coding sequence ATGCCCATACAAACTGTGAACCTGGCGGAGAAGTTCGGCCGTTTTTCCGAGCCATGGCAGCCCAAGATCGCGGGCGAGATCAACGACACTTACGTGAAGCTGGTGAAGTTCACGGGCGAGTTCGTGTGGCACCACCACGAACAGGAAGACGAGATGTTCCTGGTGGTGAAGGGTGTTATGCGCATGAAGCTGCGCGACCCCAAGGAGCGCGAACTGGTGGTGCGCCCGGGCGAGTTCGTCATCATTCCGCACGGCACCGAGCATTGCCCGGTGGCCGACGAGGAGGCGCACGTGGTGCTGTTCGAGCCCAAGACCACGCTCAATACCGGCAATGTCCGCAACGAGCGCACGCTGCCGGAACTGAAACGTGTGTGA